A genomic stretch from Campylobacter lari subsp. concheus includes:
- the ftsA gene encoding cell division protein FtsA, with amino-acid sequence MNILGIDLGSIQTCAILAQKSEEGLKVIGFGKSKSNGIKKGAITNIELASKSIEEAVADAQMMSGVHYDKVIVSISGAYAKSVDSIGVVNIPNHEIGIKEIHRAVSTAKHTANIPSGYEIIHVLPYNFKVNDLEHVEDPLGMSGNRLEVSTHIVISQEVHIKNLKKAVELADLRVDNIVLSGYASSIACFDDSEKELGAILIDMGGAVCDMVIHAGNSIRYNECLQIGSVNITNDLSIALHTPPKEAEKLKLNYASLVQNENSIIQIPYMGDEKRKNEVSVEVISNVIYARIEETIIILAKMLSDNACANQAGAGIVLTGGMTKFAGLDKLASAYFDNKAVRIATAKKDTMDGFKEIFEDAENSCAIGLCLYGGGHFTPYELDSNEKLRYKGEPEFINKQIKQNLAIDEHEEENKDFEEIFQDQKEFENEKTELIKIETKKDKKTNLMHKFWNKLINQF; translated from the coding sequence TTGAATATTTTAGGAATTGATTTAGGCTCAATACAAACTTGCGCCATATTAGCACAAAAAAGCGAAGAAGGACTTAAAGTCATTGGTTTTGGAAAATCAAAATCAAATGGTATAAAAAAAGGAGCAATTACCAATATAGAACTTGCTTCAAAATCCATAGAAGAAGCAGTAGCTGATGCACAAATGATGTCAGGTGTGCACTATGATAAGGTAATTGTATCTATTTCAGGTGCTTATGCAAAAAGCGTAGATAGTATAGGCGTAGTTAATATACCAAACCATGAAATAGGCATTAAAGAAATTCATAGAGCAGTAAGCACAGCAAAGCATACTGCAAATATACCTAGTGGATATGAAATCATTCATGTATTACCTTATAATTTTAAAGTAAATGATCTTGAACATGTAGAAGATCCTTTAGGAATGAGTGGAAATCGCCTTGAAGTTTCTACACATATTGTAATCTCACAAGAGGTGCATATTAAAAATCTAAAAAAAGCCGTGGAGCTTGCTGATCTTAGAGTAGACAACATCGTTCTTTCAGGCTATGCTTCTTCTATTGCTTGTTTTGATGATAGTGAAAAAGAGTTGGGTGCTATTTTAATCGATATGGGTGGAGCAGTTTGCGATATGGTCATTCATGCGGGCAATTCTATACGCTATAACGAATGCTTACAAATTGGCTCTGTAAATATCACCAATGATTTATCTATAGCTTTACATACTCCACCAAAAGAAGCAGAAAAACTAAAATTAAATTATGCATCTTTAGTGCAGAATGAAAACTCAATTATACAAATTCCATACATGGGCGATGAAAAAAGAAAAAATGAAGTTTCAGTAGAAGTCATATCTAATGTAATTTATGCAAGAATTGAAGAAACTATTATTATTTTAGCTAAAATGTTAAGTGATAATGCTTGTGCAAATCAAGCAGGAGCAGGCATAGTATTAACAGGCGGAATGACAAAATTTGCAGGACTTGACAAGCTTGCTTCAGCTTATTTTGATAATAAAGCTGTTAGAATAGCGACTGCAAAAAAAGATACTATGGATGGTTTTAAAGAAATTTTTGAAGATGCAGAAAATAGTTGTGCTATAGGTCTTTGTTTGTATGGTGGAGGACATTTTACTCCTTATGAATTAGATTCTAATGAGAAACTAAGATACAAAGGAGAGCCTGAGTTTATCAATAAACAGATCAAACAAAATCTTGCCATAGATGAACATGAAGAAGAAAATAAGGATTTTGAAGAAATTTTTCAAGATCAAAAAGAATTTGAAAATGAAAAAACAGAATTAATAAAAATAGAAACAAAGAAAGATAAAAAAACGAATTTAATGCATAAATTTTGGAATAAACTAATAAACCAGTTCTAA
- the ftsZ gene encoding cell division protein FtsZ, with product MSEYLVEEMQHAKGAKIKVIGCGGGGGNMIDHMVNMGLHDLDLISANTDAQAIAKSLAKTRIQLGEKKTKGLGAGMQPEIGAESARESFEEVKAALSQSDIVFISAGLGGGTGTGAAPVVAQAAKEVGALTVSVVTMPFAFEGKQRKKLAEAGLAELKKESDSIIVIQNEKLLSILPKKAGIKEAFKLVDDILARAVRGMVSILLEDGDINVDFADVRTVMSHRGLALMGVGHGEGENAIMDALSSAIESPLLDGMTMKGVKGVIIHYKIGPECSLIEISQATQSISDIADENAKVIFGATTDESMGDRVEVTIIATGFEDKAEIESAKEQEENKKNSYMNLRKASGGFDEEVISQLDVPAFLRRQMD from the coding sequence ATGAGCGAATATCTAGTGGAAGAAATGCAACACGCAAAAGGTGCAAAAATAAAAGTCATAGGCTGCGGTGGCGGTGGCGGTAACATGATAGATCATATGGTAAATATGGGTTTACATGATCTTGATCTTATTTCAGCTAATACTGATGCACAAGCCATAGCTAAATCTTTAGCAAAAACCAGAATTCAACTAGGTGAGAAAAAAACCAAAGGTTTGGGTGCTGGAATGCAACCAGAAATTGGAGCAGAAAGCGCAAGAGAAAGTTTTGAAGAAGTAAAAGCTGCTTTAAGTCAAAGTGACATAGTATTTATTTCAGCAGGACTTGGTGGTGGAACTGGTACAGGTGCAGCTCCTGTTGTAGCACAAGCTGCTAAAGAAGTAGGTGCGCTAACTGTTTCAGTTGTAACTATGCCTTTTGCATTTGAAGGGAAACAAAGAAAAAAATTAGCAGAAGCTGGTTTAGCTGAATTAAAAAAAGAAAGTGATTCTATTATTGTAATCCAAAACGAAAAACTTCTTAGTATACTCCCAAAAAAAGCAGGTATAAAAGAAGCATTTAAACTGGTTGATGATATTTTAGCTAGAGCTGTTAGGGGTATGGTGTCTATCCTTTTAGAAGATGGCGATATTAATGTTGACTTTGCTGATGTTAGAACTGTTATGAGCCACAGAGGTTTAGCTTTAATGGGTGTGGGTCATGGAGAAGGTGAAAATGCCATTATGGATGCATTATCAAGCGCTATAGAATCTCCATTATTAGACGGTATGACTATGAAAGGCGTTAAAGGTGTAATCATCCACTATAAAATTGGACCTGAATGCTCACTGATAGAAATTTCACAAGCCACTCAAAGCATTAGCGATATAGCAGATGAGAATGCAAAAGTAATCTTTGGTGCAACTACTGATGAGAGCATGGGTGATCGTGTTGAAGTTACTATCATTGCTACAGGTTTTGAAGATAAAGCTGAAATAGAAAGTGCTAAAGAACAAGAAGAAAATAAAAAAAATAGCTATATGAATTTACGCAAAGCTAGCGGTGGATTTGATGAGGAAGTAATTTCTCAGCTTGATGTTCCTGCTTTCTTGCGTCGCCAAATGGATTAA
- a CDS encoding nicotinate phosphoribosyltransferase, which yields MNSSLLCDFYELSMAYAYFKQNMYKQIVYFEVFFRKTPDNASYAVFCGLEQIINHINHFSFSKDDIDFLKNTKKFDGDFLNYLSTLKFSGDILCVKEGECVFANTPLMIIKAPIVEALLLETFILLTLNHQCLIATKASRITQIAKEKLLLEFGSRRAHGESAALNGARAAFIGGFHASACTLAGKKFNIPISGTMSHAWVQIFDDELSAFKAYCQIYKDSISLLIDTYDYKKGIENAILVFNELNAQDSMRNYSIRIDSGDLLKISKYIRKKLDLAGLTKCKIIASNALDEFIIEKLLKNKAPIDAFGIGEKLITSASSPIFGAVYKLVALEKNNQIIPKIKISASSSKTTLPHFKKLIRYYKNNKASFDILYTHDENIKNYQGYTYKNLHELIFKDGKLIYELPNLKNIREYHKKSVDSLDLKLKKLQNPSIYKVKISKKLQNMQKTYLEKN from the coding sequence ATGAATTCTTCATTATTATGTGATTTTTACGAACTAAGTATGGCTTATGCTTATTTTAAACAAAATATGTATAAGCAAATTGTTTATTTTGAAGTTTTTTTTAGAAAAACTCCTGATAATGCTTCTTATGCTGTTTTTTGTGGATTAGAACAAATCATAAATCATATTAATCATTTTTCTTTCTCTAAAGATGACATAGATTTTTTAAAAAATACTAAAAAATTTGATGGTGATTTTTTAAACTACCTTTCAACTTTAAAATTTAGTGGTGATATACTATGCGTTAAAGAAGGTGAATGTGTTTTTGCTAATACTCCTTTAATGATCATTAAAGCACCTATAGTAGAAGCTTTATTGTTAGAAACTTTTATACTTTTAACCCTAAATCATCAATGTCTAATTGCCACTAAAGCCAGTAGAATTACTCAAATTGCAAAAGAAAAATTGCTTTTAGAATTTGGCTCTCGCAGAGCCCATGGAGAAAGTGCGGCTTTAAATGGTGCTAGAGCTGCTTTTATAGGTGGTTTTCATGCAAGCGCTTGTACTTTAGCTGGGAAAAAATTTAACATTCCTATTAGTGGGACCATGTCTCATGCTTGGGTGCAAATATTTGATGATGAGTTAAGTGCTTTTAAAGCATATTGTCAAATTTATAAAGATAGTATAAGTCTTTTGATTGACACTTATGATTATAAAAAAGGTATTGAAAATGCTATTTTAGTTTTTAATGAGTTAAATGCGCAAGATTCTATGCGAAATTATTCTATCCGTATTGATTCAGGAGACTTACTTAAAATCTCTAAATATATTAGAAAAAAACTAGATCTTGCTGGCTTAACAAAATGCAAAATCATAGCTAGTAATGCTTTAGATGAATTTATCATAGAAAAATTACTAAAAAACAAAGCCCCAATCGATGCTTTTGGTATTGGAGAAAAGCTTATTACTTCAGCAAGTTCACCTATTTTTGGAGCTGTTTATAAGCTTGTTGCATTAGAAAAAAACAATCAAATCATCCCTAAAATCAAAATCAGTGCAAGCTCAAGCAAGACAACCTTGCCACATTTTAAAAAACTTATAAGGTATTATAAAAACAATAAAGCAAGTTTTGATATCTTATATACACATGATGAAAATATCAAAAATTACCAAGGTTATACATATAAAAATTTACATGAACTTATTTTTAAAGATGGAAAATTAATCTACGAGCTTCCTAACTTAAAAAATATTCGAGAGTATCATAAAAAAAGTGTTGATAGTTTGGATCTTAAACTAAAAAAACTTCAAAATCCAAGTATTTATAAAGTAAAAATTTCTAAAAAATTACAAAATATGCAAAAAACTTACTTAGAAAAAAATTAA
- the ispG gene encoding flavodoxin-dependent (E)-4-hydroxy-3-methylbut-2-enyl-diphosphate synthase yields the protein MTRYKTRQIKVGDVLIGSDAPISVQSMLFTKTRDIEGCLEQLNRLYFAGANIVRLACLDMADARALKEIKAKSPLPLIVDIHFNHKLAVFCAEFIDGVRINPGNIGSKENIKEVVQACKQRKIPIRIGVNHGSIEKQFSDKYGYNIEAMLESALYNIKLLEDLDFFDIKISMKTSDVQNTIKAYEALRPLCDYPFHLGVTEAGTKFHSTVKSSIALGNLLLKGIGDTMRVSMTGELEEEIKVARAILQDSGVQKSGVNIISCPTCGRIQSDLIKAIKIVEEKTKHIKEPLNISVMGCVVNALGEAKGADVAIAFGKNQGLVIRHGEVVAKLKEDELVDRFLLEVEDEVKLREKD from the coding sequence ATGACAAGATACAAAACAAGACAAATAAAAGTGGGCGATGTTTTAATAGGTAGTGATGCTCCTATTTCAGTGCAATCCATGCTTTTTACTAAAACAAGAGATATTGAAGGTTGTTTAGAGCAGCTTAATAGACTTTATTTTGCTGGTGCAAATATAGTGCGTTTAGCTTGTTTGGATATGGCAGATGCAAGAGCTTTAAAAGAAATTAAAGCAAAAAGCCCCTTACCTTTAATAGTGGATATACATTTTAATCACAAGCTAGCAGTCTTTTGTGCTGAATTTATCGATGGGGTGAGAATTAACCCAGGAAATATAGGCTCAAAAGAAAATATAAAAGAAGTGGTGCAAGCTTGTAAACAAAGAAAAATTCCTATTAGAATAGGGGTAAATCATGGTTCTATAGAAAAGCAATTTAGCGATAAATATGGTTATAATATAGAGGCTATGCTTGAGAGTGCTTTATATAATATAAAATTACTAGAAGATTTAGACTTTTTTGATATTAAAATTTCTATGAAAACTTCAGATGTGCAAAATACCATAAAAGCTTATGAAGCTCTAAGACCACTTTGTGATTATCCGTTTCATTTAGGAGTTACTGAAGCAGGAACTAAATTTCATAGCACGGTTAAAAGCTCGATTGCTTTGGGAAATTTGCTTTTAAAAGGTATAGGCGATACAATGAGAGTTTCTATGACAGGGGAGCTTGAAGAAGAGATTAAAGTAGCAAGGGCTATTTTGCAAGATAGTGGAGTGCAAAAAAGTGGAGTAAATATCATCTCATGCCCAACTTGTGGAAGAATTCAAAGTGATTTGATTAAAGCGATTAAAATAGTAGAAGAAAAAACTAAACATATAAAAGAACCATTAAATATAAGTGTTATGGGTTGTGTTGTAAATGCTTTGGGTGAGGCTAAGGGTGCTGATGTGGCGATTGCTTTTGGAAAAAATCAAGGTTTAGTTATAAGACATGGCGAAGTAGTGGCCAAATTAAAAGAAGATGAGCTTGTAGATAGATTTTTACTTGAAGTAGAAGATGAGGTAAAACTTAGAGAAAAAGATTAA
- a CDS encoding primosomal protein N' — MNFYQLAIKGYYLDILTYESEEEFEILDEVVVDLARKKNLKAIILQKCLKPDFKTQAIKKKTGFKLTQYQYELAQFIAYYYASKIAFVLGKFESIKEYKNEKIHIEKVPSLSKNQQEALEFIKTKQTSLLFGDTGSGKTEIYISLIKEYLEQGKQVLLLMPEIALTPQMQKRLKVYFGEHFFLWHSKITKKKKQEYLQDLVNSKALLVVGARSALFLPFKNLGLIIIDEEHDNSYKASNNPKINARDLALFVAKKMHIKVLLGSATPSVVSFYKHPCFRLKGTFFESKKQFLYDESELSISPKLLLELKISLRNKKQVVVFLPTRANFRQILCKECANTIKCPFCSIALSLHKNKNALKCHYCNFTKEIDQTCPTCNGAMLEAKKIGTAELCELLEKELAEFNPIIKRFDSDEVSSVKKLDMILKDFNQEKIDILVGTSMLAKGHDYHNVDLSVILGLDEYLFRPNFKALEETLALAMQVAGRAGRKGEGRVLLQTKNRSFFEKYIQDYDSFLKDELNARNELYPPFKRLLRLIIEDEDKNKALNLCEFIANKVQELKQVQLVGHGACGIEMLNKKWRFYVLLRAKTHQELVKFEHFALNFKNITCDIDPVDFS, encoded by the coding sequence TTGAATTTTTATCAACTTGCTATTAAAGGATATTATTTAGATATCTTAACTTATGAAAGTGAGGAAGAATTTGAAATTTTAGATGAGGTGGTAGTTGATCTTGCAAGGAAAAAAAATCTCAAAGCTATAATTTTACAAAAATGTTTAAAACCTGATTTTAAAACCCAAGCTATAAAGAAAAAAACAGGTTTTAAACTAACGCAATACCAATACGAACTTGCTCAATTTATTGCTTATTATTATGCTAGTAAAATAGCTTTTGTTTTGGGTAAGTTTGAAAGTATTAAAGAGTATAAAAATGAAAAGATTCATATAGAAAAAGTACCTAGCTTAAGTAAAAATCAACAAGAGGCTTTGGAATTTATAAAAACCAAACAAACTAGTTTGCTATTTGGTGATACAGGAAGTGGTAAAACTGAAATTTATATTAGCTTGATAAAAGAATATCTAGAGCAAGGAAAGCAGGTTTTGCTTTTAATGCCAGAAATCGCTCTAACTCCGCAAATGCAAAAAAGATTAAAAGTGTATTTTGGTGAGCATTTTTTTTTGTGGCATTCTAAAATTACTAAGAAAAAAAAGCAAGAATATTTGCAAGATTTGGTAAATTCAAAAGCTCTTTTAGTGGTGGGAGCTAGGTCGGCTTTGTTTTTACCTTTTAAGAATTTAGGTTTGATTATTATTGATGAAGAGCATGATAATTCTTATAAAGCTTCTAATAATCCAAAAATCAATGCAAGAGATTTGGCTTTATTTGTAGCAAAAAAAATGCATATAAAAGTTCTTTTAGGCTCGGCTACTCCAAGTGTTGTGAGTTTTTATAAGCATCCTTGTTTTAGGCTTAAAGGAACTTTCTTTGAAAGTAAAAAGCAGTTTTTGTACGATGAGAGTGAGCTTAGTATTTCGCCAAAATTACTTTTAGAATTAAAAATTAGCTTAAGAAATAAAAAGCAAGTCGTGGTGTTTTTACCTACAAGGGCAAATTTTAGACAAATTTTATGCAAAGAATGTGCTAATACTATTAAATGTCCTTTTTGTTCTATTGCTTTGAGTTTACACAAAAACAAAAATGCATTAAAATGCCATTATTGTAATTTCACTAAAGAAATTGATCAAACTTGCCCAACATGTAATGGAGCTATGCTCGAAGCTAAAAAAATAGGTACAGCAGAGCTTTGTGAACTTTTAGAAAAAGAATTAGCCGAGTTTAATCCTATCATAAAAAGATTCGATAGCGATGAGGTTAGCAGTGTAAAAAAGCTTGATATGATTTTAAAAGATTTTAATCAAGAAAAAATTGATATCTTAGTAGGTACTTCTATGCTTGCTAAAGGACATGATTATCACAATGTGGATTTGAGTGTGATTTTGGGGCTTGATGAGTATTTATTTAGACCTAATTTTAAAGCTTTGGAAGAGACTTTAGCTCTTGCTATGCAAGTAGCAGGTCGTGCAGGTCGTAAGGGCGAGGGTAGGGTGCTTTTACAAACTAAGAATAGATCTTTTTTTGAAAAATATATACAAGATTATGATAGCTTTTTAAAAGATGAATTAAATGCTAGAAATGAGCTTTATCCTCCATTTAAAAGACTTTTAAGGCTGATTATTGAAGATGAAGATAAAAATAAAGCTTTAAATTTGTGTGAATTTATAGCTAATAAAGTTCAAGAATTAAAACAAGTGCAATTAGTAGGTCATGGTGCTTGTGGCATTGAAATGCTAAATAAAAAATGGCGTTTTTATGTATTGTTACGTGCTAAAACCCATCAAGAGCTTGTAAAATTTGAGCATTTTGCTTTAAATTTTAAAAATATTACTTGCGATATAGATCCGGTTGATTTTAGCTAA
- a CDS encoding type II secretion system protein, with the protein MQIKKAFTLIELVFCMMIIAILSVIAYPYFSFGKNDAKLIQVKSEVELINASLSLLRNQFLFKESKDFPTILDEALINSENQKLFVCSHSQNHKNTEQCTYSVLEKPIISSKKSWMKIANTQYRFFINTKNYIDFSYNSEKVFLECVSLNCKDYGF; encoded by the coding sequence ATGCAAATAAAAAAAGCTTTTACTTTGATAGAGCTTGTTTTTTGTATGATGATTATTGCTATTCTTAGCGTAATTGCTTATCCGTATTTTTCTTTTGGAAAAAACGATGCTAAACTCATTCAAGTAAAAAGTGAGGTGGAACTTATCAATGCTTCTTTGTCTTTACTTAGAAATCAGTTTTTATTTAAAGAAAGTAAAGATTTTCCGACTATTTTAGATGAGGCTTTAATAAATAGCGAAAATCAAAAATTATTTGTATGTTCTCATTCTCAAAATCATAAAAATACAGAACAATGCACCTATAGTGTTTTAGAAAAACCAATCATTTCATCTAAAAAATCGTGGATGAAAATAGCAAATACTCAATATAGATTTTTCATAAATACTAAAAATTACATAGATTTTTCTTATAATAGTGAAAAAGTTTTTTTAGAATGTGTGAGTTTAAATTGTAAGGATTATGGGTTTTGA
- the uvrB gene encoding excinuclease ABC subunit UvrB, with the protein MFELTSDFKPSPDQKQAIDGIVKSIQAGNKYQTLLGVTGSGKTFTMANIIKNLNIPTLIMSHNKSLCAQLYSEFKGFFANNHVEYFISYYDYYQPEAYIPRTDVFIEKDSSTNEDLERLRLSASASLLSYEDVICIASVSANYGLGNPSEYVGMVLILELNMQISQKELLKKLVDMGYKRNDNFFDRADFRVNGDIVDIYPAYYEDEAIRLEFFGDELEAMYHYNVLENKKGKDLKKFILYPTSQFSVGEVRLKEAIKGIKAELNERLAYFENENKLVEAQRLKQRVEFDLEMLQSTGMCKGVENYALHLTGLKSGDTPYTLFDYFAIKNQDFLVIVDESHVSLPQFRGMFAGDRSRKQTLVDYGFRLPSALDNRPLMFDEFINKNCKFLFVSATPAPLELELSKENIFYQIMRPTGLLDPKIEIKDSENQVEILYDEAKKVIERNERVLITVLTKKMAEELSKYYLELGLKVKYMHSEIDAIERNEIIRGLRSGAFDILIGINLLREGLDLPEVSLIAIMDADKEGFLRSTTALIQTMGRAARNVNGKVLLFAKKITKSMQEAIDTTNERRALQEAYNKKHNITPTSVKRNIEESLKHELEQGEIYRKGKELEKMPAKERAKIVKELRKQMLEAAKNLEFEKAAMLRDEINKLRTL; encoded by the coding sequence ATGTTTGAACTTACTAGTGATTTTAAGCCAAGTCCTGATCAAAAACAAGCCATTGATGGTATAGTAAAAAGCATTCAAGCAGGCAATAAATACCAAACCTTGCTAGGTGTTACAGGCAGTGGAAAAACTTTCACTATGGCAAATATCATTAAAAACTTAAACATACCCACTCTTATCATGAGTCACAATAAAAGCTTATGTGCACAACTTTATAGTGAATTTAAAGGCTTTTTTGCAAATAATCATGTGGAGTATTTTATAAGCTATTATGATTATTATCAACCCGAGGCTTATATACCAAGAACGGATGTTTTTATAGAAAAAGATAGCTCTACTAATGAAGATTTAGAAAGATTAAGACTAAGCGCAAGTGCTTCGCTTTTAAGTTATGAAGATGTTATTTGTATAGCTAGTGTTTCAGCAAATTATGGTTTAGGAAATCCAAGTGAGTATGTGGGTATGGTTTTAATTTTAGAACTAAATATGCAAATTTCACAAAAAGAACTTTTAAAAAAACTTGTAGATATGGGCTATAAACGCAATGATAATTTCTTTGATAGGGCTGATTTTAGAGTAAATGGAGATATAGTAGATATATATCCGGCTTATTATGAGGATGAAGCTATTAGACTTGAGTTTTTTGGAGACGAGCTTGAGGCGATGTATCATTATAATGTCTTAGAAAATAAAAAAGGTAAAGATTTAAAAAAATTTATACTTTACCCAACTAGTCAATTTAGCGTAGGTGAGGTTAGGCTTAAAGAGGCTATAAAAGGCATAAAAGCTGAATTAAATGAACGCCTTGCTTATTTTGAAAATGAAAATAAACTCGTAGAAGCACAAAGGCTAAAACAAAGAGTAGAATTTGACCTTGAAATGCTTCAAAGCACTGGCATGTGTAAAGGAGTTGAAAATTATGCTTTGCATTTAACAGGGCTTAAAAGTGGCGATACACCTTATACACTTTTTGATTATTTTGCCATTAAAAACCAAGATTTTTTAGTCATTGTAGATGAATCCCATGTATCTTTACCACAATTTCGTGGGATGTTTGCAGGGGATAGAAGCAGAAAACAAACTTTGGTTGATTATGGTTTTCGTTTGCCAAGCGCCTTAGATAATAGACCTTTGATGTTTGATGAATTTATTAATAAAAATTGTAAATTTTTATTTGTTTCAGCTACACCTGCACCTTTAGAACTAGAATTAAGTAAAGAAAATATTTTTTATCAAATCATGCGTCCAACAGGGCTTTTAGATCCTAAAATAGAAATCAAAGATAGTGAAAATCAAGTAGAAATTTTATACGATGAAGCTAAAAAAGTTATAGAGCGCAATGAAAGAGTTTTAATAACCGTTTTAACTAAAAAAATGGCCGAAGAGCTTAGTAAATACTACTTAGAACTTGGCTTAAAAGTAAAATACATGCATTCAGAAATTGACGCAATAGAACGTAATGAAATCATCCGTGGTTTAAGAAGTGGTGCTTTTGATATTTTAATCGGGATTAATCTTTTAAGAGAAGGGCTTGACTTGCCTGAAGTTTCTCTTATAGCTATTATGGATGCAGATAAAGAAGGCTTTTTAAGAAGTACCACTGCGCTCATTCAAACCATGGGACGTGCTGCTAGAAATGTCAACGGAAAAGTTTTACTTTTTGCCAAAAAAATCACAAAATCTATGCAAGAAGCTATCGATACTACCAATGAAAGAAGGGCTTTGCAAGAAGCTTATAATAAAAAACACAACATTACACCAACCTCAGTAAAAAGAAATATAGAAGAAAGTTTAAAACATGAACTTGAGCAAGGAGAAATTTATCGTAAAGGCAAAGAACTTGAAAAAATGCCCGCAAAAGAACGCGCCAAAATAGTAAAAGAATTAAGAAAACAAATGTTAGAAGCTGCTAAAAATCTTGAATTTGAAAAAGCGGCAATGCTTAGAGATGAGATTAATAAATTAAGAACTTTATAA
- the efp gene encoding elongation factor P produces the protein MASYGMGDLKKGLKIEIDGIPFKIVEYQHVKPGKGPAFVRIKIKSFIDGKVLEKTFHAGDKCESPNLEEKQMQYLYDDGENCQFMDTQTYEQVAISDEDVGEAKKWMLDGTMVDVLFHNGKAIGVEVPQVMELKIIETAPNFKGDTQGSNKKPATLETGAVVQIPFHVLEGEVIRVDTVRGEYIERANK, from the coding sequence ATGGCTTCTTATGGAATGGGAGATTTAAAAAAAGGTTTAAAAATAGAAATTGATGGTATTCCTTTTAAAATCGTAGAATATCAACACGTAAAACCAGGAAAAGGTCCTGCTTTTGTACGTATTAAAATTAAATCTTTTATCGATGGTAAGGTTTTAGAAAAAACTTTCCATGCAGGAGATAAATGCGAATCTCCAAATTTAGAAGAAAAACAAATGCAATATCTATATGATGATGGTGAAAATTGTCAATTTATGGATACTCAAACTTATGAGCAAGTTGCAATTAGCGATGAAGATGTGGGCGAAGCTAAAAAATGGATGCTTGATGGAACCATGGTGGATGTTTTATTCCACAATGGAAAAGCAATTGGTGTGGAAGTGCCTCAAGTAATGGAACTTAAAATTATCGAAACAGCACCAAATTTCAAAGGTGATACTCAAGGCTCAAACAAAAAGCCAGCTACTTTAGAAACAGGTGCGGTGGTGCAAATTCCTTTCCATGTGCTAGAAGGGGAAGTGATTCGCGTTGATACTGTGCGTGGAGAGTATATAGAAAGAGCAAATAAATAA